AAAGAAGTTTTAGAAATGGAAAAAGAAATTGATGATTTACATATTAATTTCGAATTAGAAGTATTAAAGCTTAAAGGGAATGGAGAGAATGAGAAAAGCATACTTGGATTAATAAGATTGGGATTAATAGCTGAAAGATTATCAGATGCAGCTGCATTAATGGCAGACATAGTTTACAGGGGAATAGAAGCACATGATATTTTAAGATTAGCTATAGAAGAAGCTGAAGATACAATTATAATGGTTGCAATAAATGAAAATAGTATTCTAATTGGAAAATCTATAACTGAATTGAATTTGGAAAGTAAGATCGGGACACATATTATAGGAATAAAAAGAGGGGATAAATGGATATATAATCCATCAATAGAAGAAAAACTTTCTTTAGGAGATATAATAATAGCTGAAGGAAATAAAGATGGAATAAATATACTTAAAAGAATTGCAAAGGGCATGAAGAGGAAAATATAAAAAATTTTAAAAAAATAAAGATAAAATTCTAAAAACTAATCCACCTATGAATAATGCAAGAAGAACATCTACTATTGCTATACCTATCGCTTTTATCCAATTAAATTCCTTTTTTAAAGCAGCAATTGTTGATATGCATGGAATGTAAATCATTGTTATGGTAGAAAAGACTATCATTTGAATTGATGTTAAAGTTTTATTAAATTCTATTGTTCCAGAGATTTCAGAAAGTAATATCAAACTTAATTCTTTTCTTAAAATTCCAAAAATTAATGGAATCCCAGTGATTTTTGGTAAACCAAGCCAATTAACTATTAATGGAGATATAAAATCATTGATTTGCCAAGCCCATCCAGTTAATATTAAAATTTCTAATATAATACTTCCTCCTATTATCAATGGGAATGCTATATAAATGAAATCTTTTGTTCTTACCCAAGTTTTTATAAGAATATTTTTTATTGAAGGAAATCTATATGAAGGCATTTCCATTATTAATCCAACTGGTTCACCTGGTAAAGTTTTAAAAGCAATTCTACCAAGAATAAAAACTAAGATGATATCAAAAAGATATAGTAATAATGCTGCATATAAACCAATGTATTCTCCTACAAGTCCAAGAATTATAACTGTTCTAGCTGAACAAGGTATTAAAACTGTTACAAAAGCGGCTAAAAAGCGCTCTCTTTCAGTTTCCATTATTCGGCATCCAATGCATGCAGGAACATTACATCCATAACCAAGAAGCAATGGAATAAAAGCTTTACCATGTAATCCAATTTTATGCATAATACTATCCATAAGAAAAGCTGCTCTAGGTATATATCCACTATCTTCAAGTATTGCTAATATAATATAGAATGGAATTATATATGGTAAAACTATCGTGATTCCAGCAATTATTCCTGAAAGAATCCCTTCATTAATTAATTTAGCAAAAAATGGAGGAAAATAAACTAATAATAAATTATTAATAATAGGTATTAACATCCCTTCAAAAATAAAATATAAGATTTCACTGAAATAATTTCCTCCTAAAAATACTATGCTGAACATGAAAGCCATAACTAATATTAGAATTATATAACCTAAAATTTTATGCGTAGTTACATCGCTTAATCTTTCTTCTATGGATATTCTTGGAGGAATAATGAATTTCGTTACTTCTTTTGCTATGTGATTTGCTATACTATACCTTTCAGAAGCAATAATAATGATAGATGATTCTCCATGAATTTGTTCTAACGTTTCTATAATTTTTTCAGAAAATGCTAATACTTCCTCACCATATTTATATTCTCGAACTTTTTTAATTATATCTTCATCTTTTTCGATTAATTTTATAGAAATCCATCTTGATGGATATTTTTTACAGAGTTCTGAAAGCTTTTCATTAATAATATTTTCAAGCTTCTCAAGATTAGCTTCAATTTCTTTTCCATATTTTATTTTTAATGGTTTTAATTCTATTCTATTCTCAATTATATTTATAATTGCAGATAATAATTCTTTAATTCCTTCTCCTTTAATAGCAACAGTTGGTATTACAGGTATTCCAAGAATTTTTGAAAGTTTTTCAACATCTATTTTAATACCTTTTTTTGTAGCAAAATCCATTTGATTTAAAGCTATAATCATTGGTACTTGAAGCTCTAAAAGTTGAATTGTAAAATAAAGATTTCTTTCAAGATTAGAAGCATCTATAACATTCACAATTATATCTGGTTTTTCAATAGCAATATAATCACGGGCAATAATTTCTTCAATTGAAAAAGTTGAGAGAGAATATATTCCAGGTAAATCAAGAACATGAATTCTATAACCTTGGAAAAATAATGTTCCTTCAGCTTTTTCAACTGTTTTTCCAGGCCAATTACCTATAACTTGACTTAAGCCAGTAAGTTGATTAAATATTGCAGATTTCCCTACATTAGCATTTCCAGCTAAAGCTATAGTTATATACTTCCTTCTACCCATTTTCTTTCAACTTTTTCACGAAAATTTTTGATGCCATGCCTCTTCCAATAGCAAGAAATGTTCCTCTAACACATACTTCTATTGGACCATGAAAAGGGGCTTCTTTAACAATTATTACTTCAGTTCCTGGTGTTAAACCCATTTCAGTAAGTCTTCTTACTAAACCCCTTCCTCCATACATGAATGTTATGATTCCTTTCTCACCTTGTTTTAAACTTGTTAAAGGTAAAATATCTTCTATCCTTCCTTCTAAAGATCTTATTCCTTCATAAAATTCATCTAATGATTTTTCATCAAATCCATGTCTATGATGCCAATGTTTACGCCAATCTTCTATTTTTCCCTCAAAAATTTTTGTGATACTATTTAAAAAACTAGAATGAATATATTTTTCATGCAGATATTTCTCTCTATGAGTTTGAGTTACTTCTAAACCTTTCTTAGTTAATTTAAAAGAATTATCAATTCTCTCAATCAATCCATTTTTTATAGCTATTTCTATTGCTTTTTCAATATCATTTATTGAAACTTTTAGTTCTTTAGCTATTTCATTTAATTGAATTTCTTCATTTTTATTTTCTATAGTTTTTATAATTTCTAATATTTCTGGAATTAATTCATTAATTTTTTCAGACATATCAAACCTCCTTAGGTTTTACTAAAATATTAGAAGCAATATGCTTGTTTATAGCGCACTCTTTCTTAATGAAGTCTATTTTTACATAAATATTGGATAAATTTTTATCTAATACTTGAATTAAAATCCCTGGTATAATACCTAAGCTAGATAGATAATTTAAAATTTTCTTTTCTTCATTTTTTATTCCAATTATTTCAACAAATTGCCCGCAATCTATTTCATTTAATGTTTTAAAAAATTCCTTAATTATTTTACCTGAAGAATTTGGTATAGGTTTTCCATGTGGACAAATTTTAGGATAATTGAGAATTTCTTCAATTCTTTTTGCTATACGTTCTGTTATTCCATGCTCCATTATACAAGCTTCTTTATGTACATCACACCAATCAATTTTTAAAATATCTGTAAGTAATCTTTCTGAAAGCCTATGTTTTCTTAAAACTTTTAAAGCTATTTTTTTACCTTTTATAGTCAATTTAACTCCTTTATAAGGAATATGTTCTACAAAACCAATTCTCTCAAAATTTTCAATAGTATTTGTAATAGATCCAGGAACAACTCTTAATTCTTTAGCAAGATCCATAGTTCTAGCATATCCATATTTTTCTTCTAAACGATATATTGCTTCTAAATATTCTTCTGCTTCTTTAGATAAATGAAGCTTTCTTCTTCTTTTAAAGATACTATAATTTTTTCCATATTTAATAGGTCTAGATAAAGAATTATTCATTTTTATTCACTTATAAATTACGATTAATCGTAATTTATATATTTATTTTAATCTCACTTTAATATAAATTTTTAAAAAATAAACTATGGTTTTATTGCAAAAAATTCAAGAATCCATTTAATTGAGAAAAAACCAGCATAACATATTATTAAATATTTAACAATTTTACCTAAAGTTGTAGCAATAATGAATTTTTTAAAATCATATTTTATTATTCCTGCTAATATACCAATTATATCAAAAGGGAAAGGAGAAATAGCAAATAAGAAAATAAATATTACTCCATATTTATCAATTCTTTTCTTAATTTTTTCCAATTTTTCACTATCTTCACTAATTAATTTTCTTCCACCAAAACCAAGAGCATACCCAGTTATTTCTCCTAAAGCAGATCCTAGACCAGAAGAAAAACCTAATAAAAATGCTTGAAAAGGATTACTTAAAAATCCAGAAAATAGAAAAATAATAGAAAAAGCAGGTATAGGAAAAACTATTGTTAAAGAACTTATAAAAGTTAATAAGAAGAAACCAAAAATACCATAAATAGTAATTATGGATTGCGCCTCAATATTATTAATTAAATAATTAGCAAAGAAAGAACTAATAATAATTATTCCAATAGTAGCTAAAAGGATTATTATAGCTGATTTTTCCATGTAAGCTACTCCTTTTATAAAATTTATAATTGCTTTATTTTTCCTTTAATATAAAGCTTTAAATTTTAAAGTTTTTTATATTTATTAGATTAAATGTGATAAATATAGAAGAAAAAGTTTTAGAAATATTAAAGAATGAAGAAGAAAATGAAAGCTATAGATTAATGGCTGATGTTATACGTGTTTTAATTATAAGCCATGGAATTAGTTGGTTAAGTGAATTATACATAGATTTAATTAAATATTATAATTTTATTGGAAAAATAGAAAAATTTAAACCTCAATTATTAAAAAACACTATTAAAAAATTAGAAGAAAAAGAGATCATTAAAATTGAAGAAAGAGAAAGAGGTTTTGCAAATAAATATGGAACATATAAAGATTTATTGATTAAAATAATCGATATGAAAAATGTTAGAAATATTCTAATGAAAGATAAA
The Nitrososphaerota archaeon DNA segment above includes these coding regions:
- a CDS encoding TrkA C-terminal domain-containing protein; the encoded protein is MEKVEDLLIRLINTSELMIHLGYAAVIYNNKDVAKEVLEMEKEIDDLHINFELEVLKLKGNGENEKSILGLIRLGLIAERLSDAAALMADIVYRGIEAHDILRLAIEEAEDTIIMVAINENSILIGKSITELNLESKIGTHIIGIKRGDKWIYNPSIEEKLSLGDIIIAEGNKDGINILKRIAKGMKRKI
- the feoB gene encoding ferrous iron transport protein B is translated as MGRRKYITIALAGNANVGKSAIFNQLTGLSQVIGNWPGKTVEKAEGTLFFQGYRIHVLDLPGIYSLSTFSIEEIIARDYIAIEKPDIIVNVIDASNLERNLYFTIQLLELQVPMIIALNQMDFATKKGIKIDVEKLSKILGIPVIPTVAIKGEGIKELLSAIINIIENRIELKPLKIKYGKEIEANLEKLENIINEKLSELCKKYPSRWISIKLIEKDEDIIKKVREYKYGEEVLAFSEKIIETLEQIHGESSIIIIASERYSIANHIAKEVTKFIIPPRISIEERLSDVTTHKILGYIILILVMAFMFSIVFLGGNYFSEILYFIFEGMLIPIINNLLLVYFPPFFAKLINEGILSGIIAGITIVLPYIIPFYIILAILEDSGYIPRAAFLMDSIMHKIGLHGKAFIPLLLGYGCNVPACIGCRIMETERERFLAAFVTVLIPCSARTVIILGLVGEYIGLYAALLLYLFDIILVFILGRIAFKTLPGEPVGLIMEMPSYRFPSIKNILIKTWVRTKDFIYIAFPLIIGGSIILEILILTGWAWQINDFISPLIVNWLGLPKITGIPLIFGILRKELSLILLSEISGTIEFNKTLTSIQMIVFSTITMIYIPCISTIAALKKEFNWIKAIGIAIVDVLLALFIGGLVFRILSLFF
- a CDS encoding FeoA domain-containing protein is translated as MSEKINELIPEILEIIKTIENKNEEIQLNEIAKELKVSINDIEKAIEIAIKNGLIERIDNSFKLTKKGLEVTQTHREKYLHEKYIHSSFLNSITKIFEGKIEDWRKHWHHRHGFDEKSLDEFYEGIRSLEGRIEDILPLTSLKQGEKGIITFMYGGRGLVRRLTEMGLTPGTEVIIVKEAPFHGPIEVCVRGTFLAIGRGMASKIFVKKLKENG
- a CDS encoding metal-dependent transcriptional regulator yields the protein MNNSLSRPIKYGKNYSIFKRRRKLHLSKEAEEYLEAIYRLEEKYGYARTMDLAKELRVVPGSITNTIENFERIGFVEHIPYKGVKLTIKGKKIALKVLRKHRLSERLLTDILKIDWCDVHKEACIMEHGITERIAKRIEEILNYPKICPHGKPIPNSSGKIIKEFFKTLNEIDCGQFVEIIGIKNEEKKILNYLSSLGIIPGILIQVLDKNLSNIYVKIDFIKKECAINKHIASNILVKPKEV
- a CDS encoding VTT domain-containing protein produces the protein MEKSAIIILLATIGIIIISSFFANYLINNIEAQSIITIYGIFGFFLLTFISSLTIVFPIPAFSIIFLFSGFLSNPFQAFLLGFSSGLGSALGEITGYALGFGGRKLISEDSEKLEKIKKRIDKYGVIFIFLFAISPFPFDIIGILAGIIKYDFKKFIIATTLGKIVKYLIICYAGFFSIKWILEFFAIKP